Proteins encoded together in one Verrucomicrobiia bacterium window:
- a CDS encoding glycoside hydrolase family 3 N-terminal domain-containing protein: MMKFCPFVLPGLVLISSALTMPAQTTGTNFLYQRADVPVEERIKDLLGRMSLEEKARQLDMFSGSDSLLDADQKFDRTHAKADADFRPQVGEKILGNLGVGSIHDAYPHAKLYNQMQAWVIEHNRWHIPALFIEEGLHGYMGENETVFPHSVNLATTWNPALAEKIGAAIAAEARANGVDMILGPVLDIARDPRWGRVEEDFGEDPFLSGQIGLAYVRGMQGDSLATDHNVIAEPKHFAAHGSPESGLNSSPVHAGEREVRTIMLKSFEPVFREGGALAVMAAYHDIDGVPCTGNPWLLNTVLRGEWGFKGFVLSDLGAIRRLYDTHHVVASPREAVWLTLNSGVDMQFFDFDHDVWEGGIIEGVKNGQISAATLDAAVSRILRVKLLLGLFDHPFIDESLDAKVRRSPEHLDLSLEVARQSMCLLKNQNQLLPLKTNLQHIAVIGPNADWARLGDYADESTDGREHGMLNELRKKVSSQTQVTFADGEDIEAAVTNARGAEVIILGLGEKKGISGEGFDRSEIGLPGNQEALLEAVVKTGVPVVLVLQNGRALTIPWAAEHVPAILETWYAGELGGRAIVETLFGDNNPAGRLSVSFPKRIGQLPVYYNHFPSKGNGYVDGNDAPQFVFGHGLSYTTFKYDNLKVTTPSSSTDDLIVSFDLKNTGTRDGDEVAQAYVRLTVAPVATPVKELKAFSRVHLQAGESRRVELHIKQSDLAIWDASREWKVEPGEYVMMVGGSSNGGMTSHFKLSQGANR; this comes from the coding sequence ATGATGAAATTTTGCCCATTCGTTTTGCCGGGGTTGGTTTTGATTTCCAGCGCTTTGACTATGCCGGCTCAAACCACTGGCACGAACTTCCTGTATCAACGCGCCGATGTCCCAGTGGAAGAACGTATCAAAGACCTGCTTGGACGCATGAGTCTCGAAGAAAAAGCCCGCCAGTTGGACATGTTTTCCGGCTCGGACAGTTTGCTCGACGCTGATCAAAAATTCGACCGCACGCACGCCAAAGCGGATGCCGATTTTCGCCCGCAAGTCGGTGAAAAAATCCTCGGCAATCTTGGCGTGGGTTCCATCCACGACGCCTATCCGCACGCGAAGCTTTATAATCAAATGCAGGCGTGGGTCATCGAACACAATCGCTGGCACATTCCCGCGCTGTTCATCGAGGAAGGCTTGCACGGTTACATGGGCGAAAACGAAACCGTCTTTCCCCACAGTGTGAATCTCGCCACCACTTGGAATCCTGCTCTTGCCGAAAAAATTGGCGCGGCCATCGCGGCGGAAGCGCGTGCGAACGGCGTGGATATGATTCTCGGTCCGGTGCTCGACATCGCTCGCGATCCCCGCTGGGGCCGCGTGGAGGAGGACTTTGGTGAAGATCCATTTTTGAGCGGTCAAATCGGCCTCGCCTACGTGCGCGGCATGCAAGGTGATTCTCTCGCCACCGACCACAACGTCATCGCCGAGCCCAAACATTTCGCCGCGCACGGTTCGCCGGAAAGCGGTTTGAACAGTTCGCCCGTTCACGCCGGTGAACGTGAAGTGCGCACGATTATGTTGAAATCCTTCGAGCCCGTTTTTCGCGAAGGCGGCGCGCTCGCGGTGATGGCCGCGTATCATGATATTGATGGCGTGCCTTGCACGGGAAATCCCTGGCTGCTGAACACCGTCTTGCGCGGCGAATGGGGTTTCAAGGGCTTCGTGTTGTCCGACCTCGGCGCGATTCGCCGGTTGTATGACACGCATCATGTCGTGGCTTCGCCGCGCGAAGCTGTTTGGCTCACGCTCAATTCCGGCGTGGATATGCAGTTTTTCGATTTCGATCACGATGTCTGGGAAGGCGGAATCATCGAGGGCGTGAAGAACGGGCAGATTTCGGCGGCCACATTGGATGCCGCCGTCTCGCGCATTCTGCGGGTGAAACTTTTGCTCGGCCTTTTTGATCATCCGTTCATTGACGAATCCCTGGATGCCAAAGTGCGCCGCTCACCGGAACATTTGGACCTTTCTCTCGAAGTCGCGCGTCAATCCATGTGCCTGCTCAAAAATCAAAATCAATTACTCCCGCTCAAAACCAATTTGCAACACATCGCGGTCATCGGGCCGAACGCCGATTGGGCGCGGCTCGGCGATTACGCCGATGAATCCACCGATGGCCGCGAGCACGGCATGTTAAACGAACTTCGGAAAAAAGTTTCGTCCCAAACTCAAGTGACTTTTGCGGACGGCGAAGACATCGAAGCCGCAGTCACCAATGCCCGCGGGGCGGAAGTCATCATCCTTGGCCTCGGCGAAAAGAAAGGAATCTCGGGCGAAGGCTTTGATCGTTCCGAAATCGGATTGCCGGGAAATCAGGAAGCCTTGCTCGAAGCCGTCGTAAAAACCGGTGTGCCCGTCGTATTGGTTTTGCAGAATGGGCGCGCGTTGACCATTCCCTGGGCCGCCGAACATGTGCCCGCGATTCTTGAAACCTGGTACGCCGGTGAACTGGGTGGCCGCGCTATTGTTGAGACATTATTCGGCGATAACAATCCCGCTGGTCGCTTGTCCGTTTCCTTCCCCAAACGCATTGGCCAACTGCCTGTTTACTACAATCATTTTCCGTCCAAGGGAAATGGTTATGTGGATGGAAACGATGCGCCACAATTTGTTTTTGGACACGGCTTGAGTTACACCACCTTCAAGTATGACAACTTAAAAGTAACCACCCCGTCCAGTTCGACCGACGACCTAATTGTGTCATTCGATCTAAAAAATACCGGCACGCGTGACGGCGATGAAGTCGCGCAAGCCTATGTGCGGCTCACGGTCGCGCCGGTAGCCACGCCGGTGAAGGAGTTGAAAGCCTTTTCCCGCGTGCATCTGCAAGCAGGCGAATCGCGCCGCGTTGAATTGCATATCAAACAATCCGACCTAGCGATTTGGGACGCAAGCCGTGAATGGAAAGTCGAACCCGGCGAATACGTAAT